One genomic segment of Amycolatopsis sp. Hca4 includes these proteins:
- a CDS encoding 8-amino-7-oxononanoate synthase, with product MTTPPTLPPEEVFDWLDAEAEKRANAGLVRQLRPRPAQADELDLAGNDYLGLARDKRVAGAAAAAALRWGAGSTGSRLVTGSTELHTELELELARFCGAQAALVFSSGFAANLGAVTALSGAESAIVTDKYIHASLIEGCRLSRADVAAVAHSTPSAIKHALATRRKPRALVVTDSVFSVDGDLAPLEELAGICRSHSAALLVDDAHGFGVLGEGGRGAVHAAGLSGAPDVVTTLTLSKSLGAQGGAVVGPRRVIKHLVDTARSFIFDTALAPASAAAALAALHALKDEPGLAEKVVENAGNLAMSLKAAGLKASVPDAAVISVQAPSAETAVAWAAACVEQGIRVGCFRPPSVPDGISRLRLTARADLTEADVDRAVKVITATAPRGALA from the coding sequence GTGACTACGCCGCCGACGCTCCCGCCCGAAGAGGTTTTCGACTGGCTCGACGCCGAGGCGGAGAAGCGGGCGAACGCGGGACTCGTGCGGCAGCTGCGGCCGCGTCCCGCGCAGGCCGACGAGCTCGACCTGGCCGGCAACGACTACCTCGGGCTGGCCCGCGACAAGCGGGTCGCCGGCGCTGCCGCGGCCGCCGCGCTGCGCTGGGGCGCCGGGTCGACCGGATCGCGGCTGGTCACCGGATCGACCGAGCTGCACACCGAGCTGGAGCTGGAGCTCGCCCGGTTCTGCGGCGCGCAGGCGGCGCTCGTGTTTTCGTCCGGCTTCGCCGCGAACCTCGGTGCGGTGACGGCGCTGTCGGGGGCCGAGTCGGCGATCGTCACCGACAAGTACATCCACGCATCGCTGATCGAGGGCTGCCGGCTGTCGCGGGCCGACGTCGCCGCGGTCGCGCACTCGACGCCGTCGGCGATCAAGCACGCGCTGGCGACCCGGCGCAAGCCGCGGGCGCTGGTGGTGACCGACTCGGTGTTCTCGGTCGACGGCGACCTCGCTCCCCTGGAGGAGCTGGCCGGGATCTGCCGTTCGCACAGCGCGGCGCTGCTGGTGGACGACGCGCACGGCTTCGGCGTCCTGGGCGAAGGCGGCCGGGGCGCGGTCCACGCGGCCGGGCTGTCGGGCGCGCCCGACGTCGTCACGACGTTGACGCTGTCGAAGTCCCTCGGCGCCCAGGGTGGCGCGGTGGTGGGGCCGCGGCGGGTGATCAAGCACCTGGTGGACACCGCACGCAGCTTCATCTTCGACACCGCGCTGGCGCCCGCGAGTGCCGCGGCCGCGTTGGCCGCGTTGCACGCGTTGAAGGACGAGCCGGGGCTCGCGGAGAAGGTGGTCGAGAACGCGGGCAACCTGGCGATGTCGCTGAAGGCGGCGGGGCTGAAGGCGAGCGTGCCGGACGCCGCCGTGATCTCGGTTCAGGCGCCGTCCGCGGAGACGGCGGTGGCGTGGGCCGCGGCGTGCGTGGAGCAGGGCATCCGGGTGGGGTGCTTCCGGCCGCCGTCGGTGCCGGACGGGATCTCGCGGCTCCGGCTGACCGCGCGGGCCGACCTCACCGAGGCCGATGTGGACCGCGCGGTGAAGGTGATCACCGCGACGGCACCACGGGGCGCCCTCGCCTGA
- a CDS encoding GNAT family N-acetyltransferase encodes MPILHDATGPELTAPQLHDILRLRVDVFVVEQKAAYPELDGRDLLPDTRHLWFSDAGSVLAYLRVLADPGGIRRIGRVATAAPARGQGLAARLMEAALTIPGEYVLDAQTYVQGFYARYGFVAEGAEYLDDDGIPHIKMRRRP; translated from the coding sequence ATGCCGATCCTGCACGACGCGACCGGTCCCGAGCTGACCGCGCCCCAGCTGCACGACATCCTCCGCCTGCGCGTCGACGTGTTCGTCGTGGAGCAGAAGGCCGCGTACCCGGAGCTCGACGGCCGTGACCTGCTCCCGGACACCCGTCACCTGTGGTTCTCCGACGCCGGCTCGGTCCTGGCCTACCTCCGGGTCCTGGCCGACCCGGGCGGCATCCGCCGCATCGGCCGCGTGGCAACGGCCGCGCCCGCCCGCGGCCAGGGCCTGGCGGCCCGCCTGATGGAGGCGGCCCTGACCATCCCGGGCGAGTACGTCCTCGACGCCCAGACCTACGTCCAAGGCTTCTACGCCCGCTACGGCTTCGTAGCCGAAGGCGCCGAGTACCTCGACGACGACGGAATCCCCCACATCAAAATGCGCCGCCGCCCCTGA
- a CDS encoding trypsin-like serine protease: MSVKSRRSLLFVSGALLAVAAVAVPVVVGTASADQSSANQPRIVGGEKASLSDHPYAVYLTDAGGNQFCGAVIVSSTSVATAAHCAKAVAKQDIRVVAGREDKRTTDGQVLGVSKVWVAQGYTDPTKGADIAVLTVRGQLDYRPAKLPDSGDAGLYAKGTQATVLGWGRVADGGSRSDYLRSAQVPVTSDSECHADYSVYDQKSMVCAGYPEGGVDACQGDSGGPLVVGDTLIGIVSFGDGCAKANRPGVYTRVSTYANDVEAQARPRLLG, encoded by the coding sequence ATGTCCGTGAAGTCCCGCCGATCCCTGCTGTTCGTGAGCGGCGCGCTCCTCGCGGTCGCCGCGGTCGCCGTCCCGGTCGTGGTCGGCACGGCGTCGGCGGACCAGTCCTCGGCCAACCAGCCCCGGATCGTGGGCGGCGAGAAGGCTTCGCTGTCGGACCACCCGTACGCGGTGTACCTGACCGACGCGGGCGGAAACCAGTTCTGCGGCGCGGTGATCGTGAGCTCCACGTCGGTCGCGACGGCGGCGCACTGCGCGAAAGCGGTGGCGAAGCAGGACATCCGCGTCGTGGCCGGCCGCGAGGACAAGCGCACGACGGACGGCCAGGTCCTCGGCGTCTCGAAGGTCTGGGTCGCCCAGGGCTACACGGACCCGACGAAGGGCGCGGACATCGCCGTGCTGACCGTCCGCGGCCAGCTCGACTACCGGCCCGCGAAGCTGCCCGACAGCGGTGACGCGGGGCTCTACGCGAAGGGCACCCAAGCCACCGTGCTCGGCTGGGGCCGCGTCGCCGACGGCGGCTCCCGGTCCGACTACCTGCGCAGTGCCCAGGTGCCGGTCACCTCGGACAGCGAGTGCCATGCCGACTACAGCGTCTACGACCAGAAGAGCATGGTGTGCGCGGGCTACCCCGAGGGTGGCGTCGACGCCTGCCAGGGCGATTCGGGCGGTCCGCTCGTGGTCGGTGACACGCTGATCGGCATCGTCTCCTTCGGCGACGGCTGCGCGAAGGCGAACCGGCCGGGCGTGTACACGCGCGTGTCCACGTACGCGAACGACGTCGAAGCCCAGGCCCGGCCGCGCCTGCTCGGCTGA
- a CDS encoding M15 family metallopeptidase, with amino-acid sequence MTNAPSTTAVPEKTSSAPAVTWQVGARPLPRRPDGFGEVEPTPPELVNRALPTKDLLPPPVGTAYASTISAVPADVLARSTWQPACPVKATDLRYLTMSFWGFDGRAHTGEMLVNTSAATAITQVFGQLFAARFPLEEMRVTAPAELTAPPTGDGNSTSAFVCRPARGQTTWSVHAYGLAVDVNPFCNPYTQGGLVLPELASAYVDRARRRPGMVLAGDATVRAFAAIGWSWGGNWRSPTDRMHFTATGH; translated from the coding sequence GTGACCAACGCGCCGAGCACGACGGCCGTACCGGAGAAAACGTCGAGCGCTCCGGCGGTCACCTGGCAGGTGGGCGCCCGGCCGCTCCCCCGCCGCCCGGACGGCTTCGGTGAGGTCGAACCGACGCCACCCGAACTGGTGAACCGGGCACTTCCGACAAAAGACCTCTTACCGCCACCCGTCGGCACCGCCTACGCGTCGACGATCAGCGCCGTTCCGGCCGACGTCCTCGCGCGCAGCACCTGGCAGCCCGCCTGCCCGGTCAAGGCGACCGACCTCCGCTACCTGACGATGTCGTTCTGGGGCTTCGACGGCCGCGCGCACACCGGCGAGATGCTGGTGAACACGAGCGCCGCGACGGCCATCACGCAGGTCTTCGGGCAGCTGTTCGCCGCGCGCTTCCCGCTCGAAGAGATGCGCGTGACGGCCCCCGCCGAGCTCACCGCGCCCCCGACCGGCGACGGCAACTCGACCAGCGCGTTCGTCTGCCGCCCGGCGCGCGGGCAGACGACCTGGTCGGTGCACGCCTACGGCCTCGCCGTCGACGTCAACCCGTTCTGCAACCCCTACACCCAGGGCGGCCTGGTGCTGCCCGAGCTGGCCTCGGCGTACGTCGACCGCGCGCGCAGGCGGCCCGGGATGGTGCTGGCCGGCGACGCGACCGTGCGCGCGTTCGCGGCGATCGGGTGGAGCTGGGGCGGGAACTGGCGCAGCCCGACCGACCGGATGCACTTCACCGCGACCGGCCACTGA
- a CDS encoding mycothione reductase — MPHYDLVIVGTGSGNSILGPGFAGQKTAIVEKGTFGGTCLNVGCIPTKMFVYAADVAYTPSHSAKYGVDEELKGVRWRDIRDRIFGRIDPIAEGGAEYRRSHEDNANVDVYEGTGRFTGHKELRVSFADGRPDEVLTADKFVLAAGGRPVIPEIPGLDDVGYHTSDTVMRLDELPERIVILGGGYIAAEFAHVFASFGVQVTLVNRSGRLLRSEDEDVSARFTELAAERFDVRLDRKTVRARKTDTGIALDLEGPQGAETVEGDVLLIATGRKPNSDLLDVAATGVTTMDSGHVVVDDHQQTAVEGIYALGDLSSPHELKHVANHEARVVQHNLLHPDERITADHRFVPHAVFTHPQVASVGLTEQKARELGVSYVVSKQDYAGIAYGWAMEDTTGFAKLLADPATGQLLGAHIIGPQASSVIQPLIQAMSFGLDARSMARGQYWIHPAMPELVENALLNLPLD, encoded by the coding sequence GTGCCCCACTACGACCTGGTGATCGTCGGGACGGGATCGGGGAACTCCATCCTCGGCCCCGGGTTCGCCGGCCAGAAGACGGCGATCGTCGAGAAGGGCACCTTCGGCGGCACGTGCCTCAACGTGGGCTGCATCCCGACGAAGATGTTCGTGTACGCCGCCGATGTCGCGTACACGCCTTCGCACAGCGCGAAGTACGGCGTCGACGAAGAGCTGAAGGGCGTGCGCTGGCGCGACATCCGCGACCGCATCTTCGGCCGGATCGACCCGATCGCCGAAGGGGGCGCGGAGTACCGCCGCAGCCACGAGGACAACGCGAACGTCGACGTCTACGAAGGCACGGGCCGCTTCACCGGCCACAAGGAGCTGCGCGTCAGCTTCGCCGACGGGCGCCCCGACGAGGTGCTGACCGCGGACAAGTTCGTGCTCGCCGCGGGCGGCCGCCCGGTCATCCCGGAGATCCCCGGCCTGGACGACGTCGGCTACCACACCTCCGACACCGTGATGCGGCTCGACGAGCTGCCCGAGCGGATCGTCATCCTCGGCGGCGGGTACATCGCGGCCGAGTTCGCGCACGTCTTCGCCTCTTTCGGGGTGCAGGTCACGCTGGTCAACCGGTCCGGGCGGCTGCTGCGCTCGGAGGACGAGGACGTCAGCGCCCGCTTCACCGAACTGGCCGCCGAGCGGTTCGACGTCCGCCTCGACCGCAAGACCGTGCGGGCCCGCAAGACGGACACCGGCATCGCGCTGGACCTCGAAGGACCGCAGGGTGCCGAAACCGTCGAGGGCGACGTGCTGCTGATCGCCACCGGCCGGAAGCCGAACTCCGACCTGCTCGACGTCGCCGCCACCGGTGTGACCACAATGGACAGTGGGCACGTCGTGGTCGACGACCACCAGCAGACCGCGGTCGAGGGCATCTACGCCCTCGGCGACCTGTCCTCGCCGCACGAGCTCAAGCACGTCGCGAACCACGAAGCCCGCGTGGTGCAGCACAACCTGCTGCACCCGGACGAGCGGATCACCGCCGACCACCGGTTCGTGCCGCACGCGGTGTTCACGCACCCGCAGGTCGCGTCGGTCGGGCTCACCGAGCAGAAGGCGCGCGAGCTCGGTGTGTCCTATGTGGTCTCGAAGCAGGACTACGCCGGGATCGCCTACGGCTGGGCGATGGAGGACACCACGGGCTTCGCGAAGCTCCTGGCCGACCCGGCGACCGGGCAGCTGCTCGGCGCGCACATCATCGGGCCGCAGGCGTCCTCGGTGATCCAGCCGCTGATCCAGGCGATGAGCTTCGGCCTCGACGCGCGGAGCATGGCGCGCGGGCAGTACTGGATCCACCCGGCGATGCCGGAGCTGGTCGAGAACGCGCTGCTCAACCTGCCCCTCGACTGA
- a CDS encoding proprotein convertase P-domain-containing protein has translation MRRFVSAVGVAALAALGPGVAPAEAAPGHPDAEVAGVAAAFGLTDGQARDQLAAQDRAHRLAATLPASVRAQAAGEWFDAATGRLTLAVTTSEAADEARAAGAAAQVVARSRAELDRTAAAVRAVVGAGVPGVYGWGVDVRANDVGVDVDRTKKTAATESFLSRVRELGVRITETTTSPRQQSGTIQTGNPWWPGSESNCSVGFPVTDSAGAKHFLTAGHCTNDRDQAAYGASGQQNRIGTSNVGGTHSVNAREGDMGVVAVTEAGWALSASVNTWGQPAITLSGAAEAMVGDRVCHSGNTSHWQCGEVKYTHKSADYGGGLVIDDLTWTTACSLGGDSGGGWLLGDKATGLHDGGPSQCVQNPSDGDLSLFQPVIEALGKWQLTLVTGGGDPTPPGAPANPRVTGTTATSVSLAWDASTGDATAYDVYNGATLATSVAGTGATVTGLSPDTAYTFTIKARDAAGHTSPASPAVSARTQAGGGGRTLANDTDYPIRDYQQVFSPVTSALTGQAATPLTVAVTIRHTCAEDLGVTLLDPNGRGYPLKYSGGSTCTAWNGTRTFTVPASSPAGGRWQLRVTDYGPGDTGTLDTWSITL, from the coding sequence ATGCGCAGATTCGTTTCCGCCGTGGGCGTGGCCGCGCTGGCCGCGCTGGGACCGGGCGTCGCGCCCGCCGAAGCGGCGCCGGGCCACCCGGACGCCGAGGTGGCGGGGGTCGCCGCGGCGTTCGGGCTGACCGACGGCCAGGCCCGGGACCAGCTCGCCGCCCAGGACCGGGCCCACCGGCTGGCGGCGACGCTGCCCGCGTCGGTCCGGGCGCAGGCCGCGGGAGAGTGGTTCGACGCCGCGACCGGTCGGCTGACCCTGGCGGTCACGACGTCCGAAGCGGCCGACGAGGCTCGTGCCGCGGGAGCGGCGGCCCAGGTCGTGGCCCGGAGCAGGGCCGAGCTCGACCGCACCGCCGCGGCCGTCCGCGCGGTGGTCGGGGCCGGTGTCCCCGGCGTCTACGGCTGGGGCGTCGACGTCCGCGCCAACGACGTCGGCGTCGACGTCGACCGGACGAAGAAGACCGCCGCGACCGAAAGCTTCCTCTCGCGCGTGCGGGAGCTGGGGGTCCGGATCACGGAGACGACGACGTCGCCGCGGCAGCAGTCGGGCACCATCCAGACCGGCAACCCGTGGTGGCCGGGCAGCGAGAGCAACTGTTCGGTCGGCTTCCCGGTGACGGACTCCGCGGGCGCGAAGCACTTCCTGACCGCGGGCCACTGCACGAACGACCGCGACCAGGCCGCTTACGGCGCTTCGGGGCAGCAGAACCGGATCGGCACGTCCAATGTCGGCGGCACGCACAGCGTCAACGCCCGCGAAGGCGACATGGGCGTCGTCGCGGTGACGGAGGCCGGGTGGGCCCTGTCGGCGTCGGTGAACACCTGGGGCCAGCCGGCGATCACGCTCTCCGGCGCGGCCGAGGCGATGGTCGGCGACCGGGTCTGCCACTCCGGCAACACCTCGCACTGGCAGTGCGGCGAGGTGAAGTACACGCACAAGTCCGCCGACTACGGCGGCGGCCTGGTCATCGACGACCTGACCTGGACGACGGCGTGCTCCCTCGGCGGCGACTCCGGCGGCGGCTGGCTGCTCGGCGACAAGGCCACCGGCCTGCACGACGGCGGCCCGTCGCAGTGCGTCCAGAACCCCTCCGACGGCGACCTGTCGCTCTTCCAGCCGGTCATCGAAGCGCTGGGCAAGTGGCAGCTCACCCTGGTGACCGGCGGCGGCGACCCGACCCCGCCGGGCGCGCCCGCCAACCCGCGGGTCACCGGCACCACGGCCACCAGCGTGTCACTCGCCTGGGACGCTTCGACCGGCGACGCCACCGCGTACGACGTGTACAACGGCGCCACGCTCGCCACGAGCGTCGCCGGGACCGGCGCCACGGTCACCGGGCTCTCGCCGGACACCGCGTACACCTTCACGATCAAGGCCCGCGACGCCGCCGGCCACACCTCGCCGGCCAGCCCGGCGGTGTCCGCGCGCACCCAGGCCGGCGGCGGTGGCCGGACGTTGGCCAACGACACGGACTACCCGATCCGCGACTACCAGCAGGTGTTCAGTCCGGTCACCTCCGCCCTGACCGGGCAGGCGGCGACCCCGCTGACGGTCGCGGTGACGATCCGGCACACGTGCGCCGAAGACCTCGGCGTCACGCTGCTGGACCCGAACGGCCGCGGGTACCCCCTCAAGTACAGCGGCGGCAGCACGTGCACGGCCTGGAACGGCACCCGGACGTTCACCGTTCCGGCGTCCTCGCCGGCCGGCGGCCGCTGGCAGCTGCGCGTCACGGACTACGGGCCCGGCGACACCGGCACCCTGGACACCTGGTCGATCACCCTGTGA
- a CDS encoding XRE family transcriptional regulator: protein MAVPVPDLGTLLREGPFDAALRAAIRARGLSLDRLREHLRTRGVSVTTATLSYWQSGRSRPERRDSVRGLRQLEAVLEVPAGSLVALLGPPRARRSAPAEIGRFWPDGPRIDAAVSDVDTRWDERLTRLSQHDVVVVGPGREELEIRSRQVLRAEADGPDRWVVILHLDEHDRPLPELRSLRGCHPGRSVLKPEDGLLVVELLFGRPLLRGETVITEHTLVNRAPHPVATNYERKFRLPVREYVLEIRFSPEAVPAVCHRFAEPGESADVVPESGAVHGVALNFGPGRYGFQWDWPVNC, encoded by the coding sequence GTGGCCGTGCCGGTGCCGGACCTCGGGACGTTGCTGCGCGAGGGCCCGTTCGACGCGGCCCTGCGCGCGGCCATCCGCGCCCGCGGGCTGAGCCTCGACCGGCTCCGCGAGCACCTGCGCACCCGCGGCGTCTCGGTCACCACGGCGACGCTGAGCTACTGGCAGTCCGGCCGCAGCCGCCCCGAACGGCGGGACTCCGTCCGCGGGCTGCGGCAGCTCGAAGCCGTCCTCGAGGTGCCGGCGGGCTCACTGGTCGCGCTGCTCGGGCCGCCGCGGGCGCGCCGGTCCGCACCCGCGGAGATCGGCCGGTTCTGGCCGGACGGGCCGCGCATCGACGCCGCGGTGTCCGATGTGGACACCCGGTGGGACGAGCGGCTGACCCGGCTCAGCCAGCACGACGTCGTCGTGGTCGGCCCGGGCCGTGAGGAACTGGAGATCCGGTCGCGGCAGGTGCTGCGGGCCGAGGCCGACGGCCCGGACCGCTGGGTGGTGATCCTGCACCTCGACGAGCACGACCGGCCGCTGCCGGAGCTGCGGTCCCTGCGGGGCTGCCACCCGGGCCGCAGCGTGCTCAAGCCCGAAGACGGCCTCCTCGTCGTGGAGCTGCTCTTCGGCCGGCCGCTGCTGCGCGGGGAAACGGTCATCACCGAACACACGCTGGTGAATCGCGCGCCGCACCCGGTCGCGACGAACTACGAACGGAAGTTCCGGCTCCCGGTCCGCGAATACGTGCTCGAAATCCGGTTCTCCCCGGAGGCGGTTCCGGCGGTGTGCCACCGGTTCGCCGAGCCCGGCGAAAGCGCCGACGTCGTCCCGGAATCCGGTGCCGTGCACGGGGTCGCGCTGAACTTCGGTCCCGGCCGCTACGGTTTCCAATGGGACTGGCCAGTTAACTGTTAA
- a CDS encoding MFS transporter has product MPVEHREPELDGAVEIRTPGVVAAGALLAVAVVLTALNLRPAITGVGPMLAEMRADLGASVVWAGVLTTLPTLCFAGAGLAAPLLARRAGIGAAIAVALAALAAGLVLRVLDGPAVVLGGTLVATAGIALINVLIPVVIKDSFPARIGMLTGVYTAALQGGGALGSAVTPRLGDALGGWRPALGGWAVLAVVALVTWIFAARGTGRTPRPAEGAEGGRSLLRNRLAWIVTGFFGLQAFYAYAAMGWFPQVLMDAGVPRDQAGLLFGLVSLIAVPISLVVSPMAARRRGQSPWILALGVFGLAGTAGLMLAPSWSPLLWSILVGLGMSNFSLALTVIALRARTGADTARLSGMAQGFGYLFAALGPFLFSLLHDLAGGWTVPLAMLLGLLGVQMAFGALAGRHRFV; this is encoded by the coding sequence ATGCCCGTCGAACACCGTGAACCCGAACTGGACGGCGCCGTCGAAATCCGGACGCCGGGGGTGGTCGCGGCCGGGGCGTTGCTCGCGGTCGCGGTGGTGCTCACCGCCCTGAACCTGCGGCCCGCCATCACGGGCGTCGGCCCGATGCTCGCCGAAATGCGGGCGGACCTGGGTGCGTCCGTGGTCTGGGCCGGGGTGCTCACGACGTTGCCGACGCTCTGCTTCGCCGGTGCCGGGCTGGCCGCGCCGCTGCTCGCGCGCCGGGCCGGGATCGGCGCCGCCATCGCGGTCGCGCTGGCCGCCCTGGCCGCCGGGCTCGTGCTGCGCGTGCTCGACGGACCGGCCGTGGTGCTCGGCGGGACACTCGTCGCCACCGCCGGGATCGCCCTGATCAACGTGCTCATCCCGGTCGTCATCAAGGACTCCTTCCCGGCGCGCATCGGCATGCTGACCGGCGTCTACACCGCCGCGCTGCAGGGCGGCGGCGCCCTCGGCTCGGCGGTGACCCCGCGGCTGGGCGACGCACTGGGTGGCTGGCGCCCGGCGCTGGGCGGCTGGGCCGTCCTCGCCGTCGTCGCGCTGGTGACCTGGATTTTCGCAGCTCGCGGCACCGGCCGGACACCGCGCCCCGCCGAAGGCGCCGAGGGTGGCCGGTCGCTGCTGCGCAACCGGCTGGCCTGGATCGTCACCGGCTTCTTCGGCCTGCAGGCCTTCTACGCCTACGCGGCGATGGGCTGGTTCCCGCAGGTGCTGATGGACGCGGGCGTGCCGCGCGACCAAGCCGGCCTGCTGTTCGGCCTGGTCTCGCTGATCGCCGTGCCGATCAGCCTCGTCGTCTCGCCGATGGCGGCCCGGCGGCGCGGGCAAAGCCCGTGGATCCTGGCCCTCGGCGTGTTCGGCCTCGCCGGCACCGCCGGGCTGATGCTCGCGCCGTCGTGGTCGCCGCTGCTCTGGAGCATCCTCGTCGGCCTCGGGATGAGCAACTTCTCGCTGGCGCTGACCGTGATCGCGCTGCGCGCCCGTACCGGCGCCGACACCGCCCGGCTGTCCGGGATGGCCCAGGGGTTCGGCTACCTGTTCGCCGCGCTCGGGCCGTTCCTGTTCAGCCTGCTGCACGACCTCGCGGGCGGCTGGACGGTGCCGCTGGCCATGCTGCTGGGCCTGCTCGGCGTCCAGATGGCCTTCGGTGCGCTCGCCGGGCGGCACCGGTTCGTCTGA
- a CDS encoding FadR/GntR family transcriptional regulator encodes MPLATTRRTGLVDQVIEQLRTAVTQGEWPIGERIPTEAELVEQLGVGRNTVREAVRALAHTGLLEVRQGDGTYVRATSEVSGAIRRLCGSELREVLQVRRTLEVEGARLAAVERTDEEVAELWSLLARREANLREGHWQDFARTDAEFHCAVVSAGHNRLLTELYRGLTEVIAASIATTSSIAPGADHAPEIGHEGLAQAIADRDPERAAAEACGFLDELLERAERA; translated from the coding sequence GTGCCTCTGGCCACCACGCGCCGGACCGGCCTCGTCGACCAGGTCATCGAGCAGCTGCGGACCGCGGTCACGCAGGGCGAATGGCCGATCGGCGAACGCATCCCGACCGAAGCCGAGCTCGTCGAGCAGCTCGGCGTCGGGCGCAACACCGTCCGCGAAGCCGTGCGCGCGCTCGCGCACACCGGCCTGCTCGAGGTCCGGCAGGGCGACGGCACCTACGTGCGTGCCACGAGCGAGGTGTCCGGCGCGATCCGCCGGCTCTGCGGCTCGGAACTGCGCGAAGTCCTGCAGGTCCGGCGCACGCTGGAGGTCGAGGGCGCGCGGCTCGCGGCCGTCGAGCGGACCGACGAAGAGGTCGCCGAGCTGTGGTCGTTGCTCGCCCGCCGCGAGGCCAACCTGCGCGAAGGCCACTGGCAGGACTTCGCCCGCACGGACGCCGAGTTCCACTGTGCCGTGGTCAGCGCCGGCCACAACCGGCTGCTGACCGAGCTCTACCGCGGGTTGACCGAGGTCATCGCGGCCAGCATCGCGACGACGTCGAGCATCGCCCCGGGCGCCGACCACGCACCGGAGATCGGCCACGAAGGGCTCGCCCAGGCCATCGCCGACCGGGACCCGGAGCGTGCCGCCGCCGAGGCCTGCGGGTTCCTCGACGAGCTGCTGGAACGCGCCGAACGCGCCTGA
- a CDS encoding DUF4097 family beta strand repeat-containing protein produces the protein MPFFATPEPITATLDVSVADVRIVAGDRTETTVEVEPADPGDTEDVKAAAKTRVEFADGELLVKGPKYTTRLWGKGGALHVTVELPAGSRVKATSAMGDFRVTGRLGDSRLKTSVGDIHLDETSRLEATTATGDVFVERATGHAEVGTGSGELRIREIDGTAVLKNSNGGTRVGEVTGDLRVSTASGDILVDVAHAGVHAKTASGDIRLGEVIRDRVVLETAVGEIEVGIREGSAAWLELNSLTGAVRNTLTPSEGPGETSDTVEVKAHTYTGDIVIRRA, from the coding sequence ATGCCGTTTTTCGCCACCCCCGAGCCGATCACGGCCACCCTCGACGTCAGCGTGGCCGACGTCCGGATCGTCGCCGGCGACCGCACGGAAACCACCGTCGAGGTCGAGCCGGCCGACCCCGGCGACACCGAGGACGTCAAAGCCGCCGCCAAGACCCGCGTCGAATTCGCCGACGGCGAACTGCTGGTCAAGGGCCCGAAGTACACCACCAGGCTGTGGGGCAAGGGCGGGGCGCTGCACGTGACGGTCGAGCTGCCGGCCGGCTCCCGCGTCAAGGCGACGTCCGCGATGGGCGACTTCCGCGTCACCGGCCGTCTCGGCGACAGCAGGCTCAAGACGTCCGTGGGCGACATCCACCTCGACGAGACCTCGCGGCTGGAAGCGACCACCGCGACCGGTGACGTCTTCGTCGAGCGGGCCACCGGCCACGCCGAGGTCGGCACCGGCTCGGGCGAGCTGCGGATCCGTGAGATCGACGGCACCGCGGTGCTGAAGAACTCCAACGGCGGGACCCGGGTCGGCGAAGTGACCGGCGACCTGCGCGTCAGCACGGCCAGCGGCGACATCCTGGTCGACGTCGCCCACGCCGGCGTCCACGCGAAAACCGCCTCCGGCGACATCCGGCTCGGCGAGGTCATCCGCGACCGGGTCGTCCTCGAAACCGCCGTCGGCGAGATCGAGGTCGGCATCCGCGAGGGCAGCGCCGCCTGGCTCGAGCTCAACTCCCTGACCGGTGCCGTGCGCAACACGCTCACACCGTCCGAAGGACCGGGCGAAACCAGCGACACGGTCGAGGTCAAGGCCCACACCTACACCGGCGACATCGTCATCCGCCGGGCGTGA